Below is a window of Mycolicibacterium chitae DNA.
CGATTTCCCCGCGGGCTGGCAGAAACTGGACGGCCCCCGCGCGTTGAGCTTCGTGCGGCAGCGCCACGACCTGCCGCGCGGCGACCTCGACCGGGTGGTGCGCCAGCAGGTGGTGATGGCCTCCCTCGCCCACCAGGTGATCTCCAGCCAGACGCTGTCCAGCCCGGCCACGCTGAACCGGCTCGAGGAAGCCGTGCAGCGCTCGGTGGTGCTCTCCGAGGGCTGGGACATCATGAGTTTCATCGATCAGCTGCAGAAGCTGGCGGCGGGCAACGTGGTGTTCGCCACCATCCCGGTGCTCGACGAGGCCGGCTGGAGCGACGACGGCATGCAGAGCGTGGTGCGGGTCGACGAGGCCGCGGTCGAGGAATGGGTGGAAGGCCTGCTGCACAACCAGGACGAGGGCAACACCGAAGAGGTCGCCTACTCGCGGGACCAGACCACCGTCGACGTCATCAACGACTCCGATGTGGGCGGTCTGGCCGCGGCCGTGTCAACGATCCTGGGCACCAAGGGATTCACCGGCGGCAACGTCGGCAACAACGACCGCGAGCCCGTCGACAAGAGCCAGATCCAGGCCGCCGATTCCGAGGATCTGGGCGCCAAGGCCGTCGCCGAGGAACTGGGCCTGCCCGTCGTCGCCGACGAGGCCGTCCCGGCCGGCACGGTGCGGGTGGTGCTGTCCTACGACTACACCGGCCCGGGCTCCGGCCTGGACGGCTACGAGCCCGAGCTGGCGGGCGGCTCCCCCGACTCCGGCACCTTCGAGGTGAACTCGGCGCCGGCCCCGTCGCCGATCATCACCGCCGGATCCGACGACCCCAAGTGCGTCAACTAGCCTGAGGCCCGTGCTGAACCTGGCCTCGGCGGTGCTCGATCCGCTCCTCGACGACAACGCCGCGGGTCCGCGCATCACCTATTACGACGACGCGACCGGGGAGCGCATCGAGCTGTCCACCGCGACGCTGGCCAACTGGGCGGCCAAGACCGGCAACCTGCTGCGCGACGAACTCGGGGCGCAGCCGGGCACCACGGTGGCCGTGCTGCTGCCCGCGCACTGGCAGACCGCGGCCGTGCTGTTCGGCATCTGGTGGATCGGCGCCGAGGTGACGCTGTCCGGACCCGCCGACATCGCGCTGTGCACCGCAGATCGGCTCGACGAGGCCGACGAGGCGGTCGGCATGGGTGAGATCGCCGTCCTGTCGCTGGACCCGTTCGGCAAGCCCGTCGCGGACCTGCCGGTGGGCCTCACCGACTACGCGACCGCGGTGCGCGCCCAGGGCGATCAGATCTTCCCCGAGACCCAGCCCGGCCCCGCATTGGGCGGCCGCTCCGCCGAGCAGGTGCTGGCCGAGGCCCAAAGCGCGGCGGCGGCAAGGAATCTCGAGCCCGGCGACCGGGTGCTGACCTCGCTGGGCTGGTCCACGCCCGAGGACCTGCTGGCCCACGTCGTGGGTGTGTTCGCCGTCGGCGCCTCGCTGGTGCAGGTCGCCAACCCCGACCCGGGCGCCGCGCCGCGGCGCATCGAAACCGAGAAGGTGACCCGGGTCCTGGACTGAGAGCCGGTTACGCTGGCGGCCATGGCAACCGAGGCCCCGCGACCCGAACTGGACCTGGCAACGCTGCGCGCGGCCGTGATCGGCGGCGATTCACCGTGGCGGCAGGTCGATGTGGTGCCCGAAACCGGTTCCACCAACGCCGATCTGCTGGCCCGCGCCGCCCAAGGCGCCGACATCGCCGGGGCGGTGCTGCTGGCCGAGCATCAGACCGCCGGCCGCGGCCGCCACGGCCGCAGCTGGTCGGCCCCACCGCGGTCGCAGCTGTCCTGTTCGGTCGCCGTCAGCGCCGCGGGGGTGCCCACCGAGGCCTGGGGCTGGCTGCCGCTGCTGACCGGTGTGGCCGTCGTCGACGCGCTCGATCAGGTCTGCGGGCTGCCGGCCGGGCTGAAGTGGCCCAACGACGTGCTGGCGGGCGACGGCAAGCTGGCGGGCATCCTGGCCGAGGTCGCGAGCCCGGGGCCGACGATCGTGGTCGGCCTGGGCCTCAACGTCACGCTGACCACCGAGGAGGCACCCGACCCGCGGGCCACCTCGCTGCTGCAGCTCGGGCACGGCGACGTCGACCGGACCACGCTGGCCGCGGCGTGGCTGGCGCAGCTGGGCGCCCGCGTCACCGCGTGGCAGGCCGCCGGCGGCCCGGACGCGGCGTTGCGGGACGACTACCGCCGATACAGCCTGACGCTGGGCGCGCCGGTGCGGGCGCTATTGCCCGGTGGTGACGAGATCACCGGCACCGCAACGCATGTCGACGAGCTCGGCCGCCTCGGCATCGACGACGGCGGCGCCGGGGCGACCGTGTCCGCGGGCGACATCACGCACCTGCGCTGAGGTTCAGCGCAGTAGTGCGCGGCTCATGACGACGCGTTGGATTTGGTTGGTGCCTTCGTAGATCTGGGTGATCTTGGCGTCGCGCATCATTCGTTCGACGGGGAAGTCGGTCGTGTAGCCGGCGCCGCCGAACAATTGCACGGCGTCGGTGGTGACTTCCATGGCCACATCGGAGGCCAGGCACTTGCTGGCCGCGGAGATGAACCCGAGGTTTCCCTCGCCGCGTTCGGCGCGTGCGGCGGCGGTGTAGACCATCAGCCGGGCGGCTTCGACCTTCATCGCCATGTCGGCGATCATGAACTGCACGGCCTGGAAGTCGCTGATGGACTTGCCGAATTGCTTGCGGTCCTTGGTGTAGTCGATCGCCGCGTCCAGCGCGCCCTGGGCGATGCCGACGGCCTGGGCGCCGATGGTCGGGCGGGTGTGGTCCAGGGTGGCCAGCGCGGTCTTGAACCCGGTGCCGGGCGCCCCGATGATCCGGTCCCCGGGGATGCGACAGTTCTCGAAGTACAACTCGGTGGTCGGCGAGCCCTTGATACCCAGCTTGCGTTCCTTGGGCCCGACGACGAACCCCTCGTCGTCGGCGTGCACCATGAACGCCGAGATGCCGTTGGCGCCCTTGTCGGCATCGGTCACCGCCATCACCGTGTACCAGGTGGACTTGCCGCCGTTGGTGATCCAGCACTTGGCGCCGTTGAGGATCCAGTCCTCGCCGTCGGCCTTGGCCCGGGTCCGCATCCCGGCCGCATCCGAGCCCGCCTCGCGTTCGGACAACGCGTAGGAGGCCATCGCCGACCCGTCGGCCAGCGACGGCAACACCTGGGCCTTGAGTTCCTCGGAACCGCGCAGGATCAGCCCCATCGTGCCCAACTTGTTGACCGCCGGGATCAACGACGCCGAAGCATCCACCCGGGCGACCTCCTCGATGACGATGCACGCCGCCACCGAGTCCGCGCCCTGCCCGCCGTAGGACTCGGGCACATGGATCGCGCTGAAACCCGAGGCATTCAGCGCCGCCAAGGCCTCCTCGGGGAACCGCGCGTTCTCGTCGACATCAGCCGCGTACGGCGCGATCTCCTTCTCACACAACGCCCGAATCGCCGCCCGCAACTCCCGATGCTCCTCGGGCAGCTGAAACAAATCGAACGACGGATTGCCGGTCCAGTCAGCCATCGTGATCTCCTTGCTACTCGCCGGTAACTTTACTCGCCCAGCAGCTTCTGCCGTAACGCCGCGTCCTTCTCCAGGACCATCTCCTCCAGATCGGCCTGGAAGCGCGCCATCCGGTCACGCAGGGCGCGGTCGGCGGCGCCCAGGATGCGCACCGCCAGCAGACCGGCGTTGCGGGCCCCGCCGATCGACACCGTCGCCACCGGGACCCCGCCGGGCATCTGCACGATCGACAGCAACGAATCCAGGCCGTCCAGGCGCGCCAGCGGCACCGGCACCCCGATGACCGGCAGCGGCGTCGCCGCGGCGACCATGCCGGGCAGGTGCGCCGCGCCGCCGGCCCCCGCGATGATCACCTCGAGGCCGCGCTCGGCGGCCGAGCGGGCGTAGTCGAGCATCCGCCCGGGCGTGCGGTGCGCGGAGACGACGCCCACCTCGAAGGGCACCTCGAACTCCGCGAGCGCCTCGGCGGCGTCGGCCATCACCGACCAGTCGCTGTCGCTGCCCATGATCAGCCCCACCCGGGGTCCAGTCGTCATCAATTGTCCGTTCCGTGCTCGTTGTGCTCATGCTCGTCGTATCCGTCGGTCCACTGCGCGTGCGACAACCAGTGTGCGGCCCGGTTGGCCCGCTCCCGCACCACGTCCAGCGCCTCGCCGGGTTTGGCCACCAGGTTGACGTGGCCCAGCTTGCGGCCGGCCCGCTCGCCCTTGCCGTACAGGTGCACCTTGGCGTCGGGCATCCGGGCGAACACGTGGTGCACCCGCTCGTCGACGCTCATCTGCGGGGTCTGCGCGGCGCCCAGCACGTTGGCCATGACCACCAGCGGGGCGCGCGCCGAGGTATCGCCGAGCGGATAGTCCAGCACGGCCCGCAGGTGCTGCTCGAACTGGCTGGTGACCGAGCCGTCCATGGTCCAGTGCCCGGAATTGTGCGGACGCATCGCCAGCTCGTTGACCAGGATCGCGCCGTCGACGGTCTCGAACAGTTCCACCGCCAGCACGCCCACCACGCCGAGTTCGGCGGCCAGGCGCAGGCCCAACTGCTGGGCCCCGGCCGCGGTGTCCTCGTCGAGGTCGGGCGCCGGGGCCAGGACCTCCACGCAGATGCCGTCGCGCTGCACGGTCTGCACCACGGGCCAGGCCGCGCCCTGCCCGAAGGTCGAGCGCGCCACCAGCGCCGCGAGTTCGCGACGCATGGCCACGCGCTCCTCGATCATGATCGGCACACCGTCGGCCAGGTACTCCGCGGCCACGCGGTGCGCCTGCTCGGGGTCGTCGAGCAGCACCACGCCGCGGCCGTCGTAGCCGCCCCGGATGGTCTTGATCACCGCGCGCCCGCCGGCCTCGGCGGCGAACCGCTGCGCCACCTCGGCGGAGGTGACCTCGGCGAACCGCGGGATCGGGGCGCCCAGCGCGGCCAGTTTGGTGCGCATCAGCAGCTTGTCCTGTGCGTGCACCAGCGCCTCGGGCGGCGGGGCCACCGTCACCCCGTCGGCCACCAACTCGGCCAGATGCTCGGGGGGCACATGCTCGTGATCGAACGTCAGCACCGTCGCGCCCTTGGCAACCCGGCGCAGGGCATCGAGGTCGGTGTGCGAGCCCAGCACCACATCGGGGCTGACCTGCGCGGCGGACTCGGTCGGGTCGACCGCCAGCACCCGCAGCGTCTGCCCCAGGGCCACGGCGGCCTGATGGGTCATCCGGGCCAGTTGACCACCGCCGACCATGGCCACCACGGGCATGGTTCGAGCCGAACGCTGAGGAGTCGGATCAGGCACGTCATCCATCGTGTCATGGCCGATATCCGGCGGACGATTAAGCGTCTCTCACGCAAGTTCCGTACACTGGCTATTCGTGTCCTTTGCCGATGCCACGATCGCGCGCCTGCCGCGCCCGGTCCGACCGTTCGCCGAGCGGCACCATGAGCTGATCAAGTTCGCCATCGTCGGGGCGACGACTTTCGTCATCGACTCGGCGATCTTCTACACGCTGAAGCTCACCATCCTCGAGCCCAAGCCGGTGACGGCCAAGATCATCGCGGGCATCGTCGCGGTGATCGCGTCCTACATCCTCAACCGCGAATGGAGCTTCCGGGACCGCGGCGGCCGCGAACGCCACCACGAGGCGCTGCTGTTCTTCGGGGTCAGCGGGGTCGGCGTGCTGCTGTCCATGGCGCCGCTGTGGGTGTCGAGTTACGTGTTGATGCTGCGCGTTCCGATGGTGTCGCTGACCACCGAGAACATCGCCGACTTCATCTCGGCCTACATCATCGGCAATTTGCTGCAGATGATGTTCCGGTTCTGGGCATTTCGCCGTTTCGTCTTTCCCGACGAATTCGCCCGCAACCCCGACAAGGCCCTGGAATCCACCTTCACCGGTGGCGGGTTGGCCGAGGCGCTCGAGGATCACTACGAGCTGCGTCAGCCCATGGGCGCCCAGGATCCCAACAATGTCGTCACTCCGCTGCGGCGGTCACGGCGCCGCGCGGCCCGTCAGTTGGGGAATTCCTCGGACCCCACGGTGTCGAAGACCTCGTGATACAGCAGCGCGTGGACCCTCTCCACGCGCGGAATGTCGTAGAACTCCAACGGATCCTGGCTCGCTGATTCGATGATCAGCGTGCCGGTGCGCAGCATCCGGTCGACGATCCCGTGCCGGAACTCCACGCTGTTGATGCGCGCCAGCGGAATGTCGATGCCGGCGCGGGTCAGCAGGCCGTGCCGGAACATCACCCGGCGTTCGGTGATGACGAAGTGCGTCGACCACCACGTCAGGAACGGCCACAGCGACAGCCAGCCGACGATCACCACCCAGATGGCCAGGATCACCAGCGAGACCACCGTGGTGGCGTTGCCGTCCCAGTCCAGCGAGTTGACATACGCCGCACCGAAGGACGCCAGCGCGGTCATCACCAGCAGGATGAGCACCGGGCCCACCAGCCGCTTCCAGTGCGGGTGCCGGTGCAGCACCACCTGCTCGTCGCGGGCCAGGACGTTGTCGGGGTATCCCACCGACGGGAGTTTACTGGGGCGCGGCGGGCGCGCGGACCCTAATTCCCGAGGCTTCTTAAGGGACTAGTAAGGGCCGAGCGTCGCCGCGGGAGGCGTCGCCGTTAGCATCTACGCCATGACGAGCGTTACCGAGCCCGAGAACGAGACCGCCGACATCCACACCACCGCCGGCAAGCTGGCGGAGCTGCGCAAGCGCGCCGCCGAAGCCCTGCACCCGGTCGGCGAAGCCGCCGTGGAGAAGGTGCACGCCAAGGGCAAGCTGACCGCTCGCGAGCGGGTGCTGGCGCTGCTGGACGAGGGTTCGTTCGTCGAACTCGACGCGCTGGCCAAGCACCGCAGCAAGAACTTCGGCCTGGAGAAGAACCGACCCACCGGCGACGGCGTGGTGACCGGCTACGGCACCATCGACGGCCGCGATGTGTGCGTGTTCAGCCAGGACGCCACGGTGTTCGGCGGCAGCCTCGGTGAGGTCTACGGCGAGAAGATCGTCAAGGTCCAGGAGCTCGCGATCAAGACCGGTCGCCCGCTGATCGGCATCAACGACGGCGCCGGCGCCCGCATCCAGGAGGGTGTGGTCTCGCTGGGCCTCTACAGCCGCATCTTCCACAACAACATCAAGGCCTCGGGCGTCATCCCGCAGATCTCGCTGATCATGGGCGCCGCGGCCGGCGGGCACGTGTACTCCCCCGCCCTGA
It encodes the following:
- a CDS encoding LCP family protein, which encodes MPVQVFRVISSVIAVAIVLGTGVAWAKIRSFEGGIHHISTAALGGDGDDGAIDILLVGSDSRTDAHGNPLSPEELAILHAGNDVATNTDTIILVRIPNNGRSATAISIPRDTYVELPDNEGKMKINGVYGDAKLAVMKDLIEVQKMDPLEGEKRGIEAGRESLIKTVAKLTGVTVDHYAEIGLLGFSLITDALGGVDVCLKDAVYEPLSGADFPAGWQKLDGPRALSFVRQRHDLPRGDLDRVVRQQVVMASLAHQVISSQTLSSPATLNRLEEAVQRSVVLSEGWDIMSFIDQLQKLAAGNVVFATIPVLDEAGWSDDGMQSVVRVDEAAVEEWVEGLLHNQDEGNTEEVAYSRDQTTVDVINDSDVGGLAAAVSTILGTKGFTGGNVGNNDREPVDKSQIQAADSEDLGAKAVAEELGLPVVADEAVPAGTVRVVLSYDYTGPGSGLDGYEPELAGGSPDSGTFEVNSAPAPSPIITAGSDDPKCVN
- a CDS encoding TIGR03089 family protein — encoded protein: MLNLASAVLDPLLDDNAAGPRITYYDDATGERIELSTATLANWAAKTGNLLRDELGAQPGTTVAVLLPAHWQTAAVLFGIWWIGAEVTLSGPADIALCTADRLDEADEAVGMGEIAVLSLDPFGKPVADLPVGLTDYATAVRAQGDQIFPETQPGPALGGRSAEQVLAEAQSAAAARNLEPGDRVLTSLGWSTPEDLLAHVVGVFAVGASLVQVANPDPGAAPRRIETEKVTRVLD
- a CDS encoding biotin--[acetyl-CoA-carboxylase] ligase gives rise to the protein MATEAPRPELDLATLRAAVIGGDSPWRQVDVVPETGSTNADLLARAAQGADIAGAVLLAEHQTAGRGRHGRSWSAPPRSQLSCSVAVSAAGVPTEAWGWLPLLTGVAVVDALDQVCGLPAGLKWPNDVLAGDGKLAGILAEVASPGPTIVVGLGLNVTLTTEEAPDPRATSLLQLGHGDVDRTTLAAAWLAQLGARVTAWQAAGGPDAALRDDYRRYSLTLGAPVRALLPGGDEITGTATHVDELGRLGIDDGGAGATVSAGDITHLR
- a CDS encoding acyl-CoA dehydrogenase — encoded protein: MADWTGNPSFDLFQLPEEHRELRAAIRALCEKEIAPYAADVDENARFPEEALAALNASGFSAIHVPESYGGQGADSVAACIVIEEVARVDASASLIPAVNKLGTMGLILRGSEELKAQVLPSLADGSAMASYALSEREAGSDAAGMRTRAKADGEDWILNGAKCWITNGGKSTWYTVMAVTDADKGANGISAFMVHADDEGFVVGPKERKLGIKGSPTTELYFENCRIPGDRIIGAPGTGFKTALATLDHTRPTIGAQAVGIAQGALDAAIDYTKDRKQFGKSISDFQAVQFMIADMAMKVEAARLMVYTAAARAERGEGNLGFISAASKCLASDVAMEVTTDAVQLFGGAGYTTDFPVERMMRDAKITQIYEGTNQIQRVVMSRALLR
- the purE gene encoding 5-(carboxyamino)imidazole ribonucleotide mutase codes for the protein MTTGPRVGLIMGSDSDWSVMADAAEALAEFEVPFEVGVVSAHRTPGRMLDYARSAAERGLEVIIAGAGGAAHLPGMVAAATPLPVIGVPVPLARLDGLDSLLSIVQMPGGVPVATVSIGGARNAGLLAVRILGAADRALRDRMARFQADLEEMVLEKDAALRQKLLGE
- a CDS encoding 5-(carboxyamino)imidazole ribonucleotide synthase yields the protein MDDVPDPTPQRSARTMPVVAMVGGGQLARMTHQAAVALGQTLRVLAVDPTESAAQVSPDVVLGSHTDLDALRRVAKGATVLTFDHEHVPPEHLAELVADGVTVAPPPEALVHAQDKLLMRTKLAALGAPIPRFAEVTSAEVAQRFAAEAGGRAVIKTIRGGYDGRGVVLLDDPEQAHRVAAEYLADGVPIMIEERVAMRRELAALVARSTFGQGAAWPVVQTVQRDGICVEVLAPAPDLDEDTAAGAQQLGLRLAAELGVVGVLAVELFETVDGAILVNELAMRPHNSGHWTMDGSVTSQFEQHLRAVLDYPLGDTSARAPLVVMANVLGAAQTPQMSVDERVHHVFARMPDAKVHLYGKGERAGRKLGHVNLVAKPGEALDVVRERANRAAHWLSHAQWTDGYDEHEHNEHGTDN
- a CDS encoding GtrA family protein, yielding MSFADATIARLPRPVRPFAERHHELIKFAIVGATTFVIDSAIFYTLKLTILEPKPVTAKIIAGIVAVIASYILNREWSFRDRGGRERHHEALLFFGVSGVGVLLSMAPLWVSSYVLMLRVPMVSLTTENIADFISAYIIGNLLQMMFRFWAFRRFVFPDEFARNPDKALESTFTGGGLAEALEDHYELRQPMGAQDPNNVVTPLRRSRRRAARQLGNSSDPTVSKTS
- a CDS encoding PH domain-containing protein, with translation MGYPDNVLARDEQVVLHRHPHWKRLVGPVLILLVMTALASFGAAYVNSLDWDGNATTVVSLVILAIWVVIVGWLSLWPFLTWWSTHFVITERRVMFRHGLLTRAGIDIPLARINSVEFRHGIVDRMLRTGTLIIESASQDPLEFYDIPRVERVHALLYHEVFDTVGSEEFPN